CTGCAATGCTGGTACAGCGCGACGACTGCGCCGATGCCTTAGTAGAACTAAGTTTAGGTGGCGACTTACAAGCGGCTCAAGTTGCGACTGCTTGTCGCTGTGCCATCCGCAACGGTACGACTTTGAGTTTAGAAGAAATGCAAACGCTACTCAATCAATGGCAGCGTACCCGCAACCCCCGTACCTGTCCCCACGGTCGCCCAATTTATTTATCGTTAGAAGAATCGGCTTTATCGCGTTTTTTCCGCCGTCACTGGGTGATTGGTAAAAGCCACGGAATCTAAGCAAGTGTTTTGCTTCATTCTTAAACGCAATCGAACAAAGATGGATACTTCACCATCCCGCTAACTCCATTTAATGCCCCAGGTACGAGTTCCAGTACCATAAATGCTTCATCTGGAACAGAAAAAGGCGATCGCAATCCTCGATCGATCGCAGGCACAAAACCAAAGCGACTGTAGAAGTTCGGACGACCCAGAACTATCACAATTTTGTATCCTAAAATCTGACACTGTTTCAACCCTGCTCTGACAAGTTGAGAACCGACACCTTGATTTTGAAACTGAGGCAGAACAGCTAATGGAGCCAAAGCTAATGCTATCACATCACCTTGAGGACTAACGATCGCAATTTCGCTAAATAAAATATGCCCGACGAGGCGATCGCTGTCAATTGCTACCAAAGATAGAGCAGAGTTAAAATTAGGTAAATAGCGAATACTTTCGACTAATTTCGCTTCATTCTCTTGACCAAACGCAAGTCGATTAATCTCGAAAATACCATCATATTCTATAAAAT
This window of the Chroococcidiopsis thermalis PCC 7203 genome carries:
- a CDS encoding GNAT family N-acetyltransferase: MRIVRSENFIEYDGIFEINRLAFGQENEAKLVESIRYLPNFNSALSLVAIDSDRLVGHILFSEIAIVSPQGDVIALALAPLAVLPQFQNQGVGSQLVRAGLKQCQILGYKIVIVLGRPNFYSRFGFVPAIDRGLRSPFSVPDEAFMVLELVPGALNGVSGMVKYPSLFDCV